A genomic segment from Corylus avellana chromosome ca5, CavTom2PMs-1.0 encodes:
- the LOC132180727 gene encoding 7-deoxyloganetin glucosyltransferase-like, producing MSTVQARRYAKNHYLVIDVYNDIDHLKEVASCSRAFMYDQREREMDSKAHAVCIPFPIQSHIKAMLKFAKLLHGKDFHITFVNTEFNHQRFLKSGGPKSLDGLPNFQFKTIPDSLPPSDSNATQDIDALSESIMEKFLAPFSDILLKLNTTATSSNNPPVTCIIADGFLAFTHTAARELGIPILMLFTVSACSLMGFMQFPRLRDKGLTPLKDESFRTNGFLDTVIDWIPGMRDIRLRDLPNSFITTNPNDPVFKLTVEAVERAPKASGIVVHTFDTLEHEVLDALSPMFPCVYAIGPQQLLLNHSPKDPLKSTGYSLWKEETECLNWLNSKASNSVIYVNFGSISVMTPQQLVEFGWGLANSKFTFLWIIRPDLVIGDSAILPPEFVEETKGRGLIVSWCPQEEVLNHSSIGGFLTHCGWNSIIESVCAGVPMICCPFFGDQQTNCKCACNEWGIGIEIDNGAKRWKVEKIVRELMEGNKGKKMKKKAMEWKKLAEDATSPHGSSSINLDKLVNDVLLSKG from the exons ATGTCTACTGTTCAAGCACGCCGGTATGCCAAAAACCACTACTTAGTAATAGACGTTTACAATGACATTGATCATTTGAAGGAAGTAGCCTCTTGTTCACGTGCATTTATGTATG ATCAAAGAGAGAGGGAAATGGATTCCAAGGCTCATGCAGTTTGTATTCCATTCCCAATTCAAAGCCACATAAAGGCCATGCTCAAATTTGCAAAGCTTCTCCACGGCAAGGATTTTCACATAACTTTTGTGAACACAGAGTTCAACCATCAACGTTTTCTGAAATCTGGAGGCCCCAAGTCCTTGGATGGCTTGCCTAACTTCCAATTCAAAACCATTCCAGACAGCCTTCCTCCATCGGATTCCAACGCTACCCAAGACATTGATGCTCTTAGCGAATCCATTATGGAAAAATTCTTGGCTCCATTTTCAGACATCCTTCTCAAACTCAACACTACTGCAACTTCTTCAAACAATCCTCCTGTGACTTGCATTATTGCAGATGGTTTCCTGGCATTCACTCACACTGCTGCTCGTGAGCTTGGAATCCCTATTTTAATGCTCTTCACTGTCTCTGCTTGCAGCTTAATGGGTTTTATGCAGTTTCCCCGTCTCAGGGACAAAGGCCTCACACCCCTTAAAG aTGAGAGTTTTCGGACAAATGGGTTTCTAGACACAGTTATAGACTGGATTCCAGGTATGagagatatccgattgagggaTCTCCCAAATTCTTTTATTACTACAAATCCAAATGATCCTGTCTTCAAATTGACCGTTGAAGCAGTAGAGAGAGCTCCTAAAGCTTCAGGAATTGTTGTTCACACATTTGACACATTAGAGCATGAGGTTTTGGATGCTCTCTCCCCCATGTTTCCTTGTGTATATGCCATTGGTCCTCAGCAACTACTACTTAATCACTCACCGAAAGACCCTCTGAAATCAACTGGGTATAGTTTGTGGAAAGAAGAAACTGAGTGCCTTAATTGGCTTAATTCTAAGGCATCCAATTCAGTGATTTATGTGAACTTTGGAAGCATTAGTGTCATGACACCACAACAGTTGGTTGAGTTTGGCTGGGGACTTGCAAATAGCAAGTTCACGTTTCTGTGGATAATTAGGCCTGATTTAGTTATTGGTGATTCAGCGATTTTGCCACCTGAGTTCGTAGAAGAAACTAAAGGAAGAGGACTAATAGTTAGTTGGTGCCCTCAAGAGGAAGTGCTTAACCACTCTTCCATTGGAGGGTTCTTAACTCACTGCGGGTGGAATTCGATTATTGAAAGTGTTTGTGCAGGTGTGCCCATGATTTGTTGTCCATTCTTTGGGGATCAGCAAACAAACTGTAAGTGTGCTTGCAATGAATGGGGCATTGGCATTGAGATTGATAATGGTGCCAAGAGATGGAAAGTggagaagattgtgagagaatTGATGGAGGGAAACAAGggtaagaaaatgaagaaaaaggccATGGAGTGGAAAAAATTGGCCGAAGATGCCACTAGTCCACATGGGTCTTCATCCATCAACTTAGACAAGTTGGTGAATGATGTTCTTTTATCAAAAGGATAG
- the LOC132182872 gene encoding 7-deoxyloganetin glucosyltransferase-like, with amino-acid sequence MDSKPHAVCIPCPVQSHIKAMLKFAKLLHGKGFHITFVNTEFNHQRFLKSGGPKSLDGSSDFQFKTIPDSLPPSDSNATQDIDALSESIMENLLAPFSDILVKLNTTATSSSNPPVTCIIADGFLAFTHTAARELGIPIVMLFTVSACSLMGSMQLPCLRDKGIIPLKADESYLTNGYLDTVLDWIPGIRDIRLRDLPSYVRTTNPNDPVFKMVSEAVERAPKAAGIIVHTFDALEQEVLAALSSMLPPVYAIGPQQLLLNHSPNDPLESTGYSLWKEETECLNWLNSKTPKSVIYVNFGSITVMTPQQLVEFGWGLANSKFMFLWIIRPDLVVGESAILPPEFLEEIKGRGLIASWCPQEEVLSHSSIGGFLTHCGWNSIIESVCAGVPMLCWPFFGDQLTNCKYTCNEWGIGMEIDNGAKRGEVEKIVRELMEGNKGEKMRKKVMELKKLAEEATGPHGSSTINLDKLVSDVLLSKC; translated from the exons ATGGATTCCAAGCCTCATGCAGTTTGTATTCCATGCCCAGTTCAAAGCCACATAAAAGCCATGCTCAAATTTGCAAAGCTTCTCCACGGCAAAGGTTTTCACATAACTTTTGTCAACACTGAGTTCAACCATCAACGTTTTCTGAAATCTGGAGGCCCCAAGTCCTTGGATGGCTCGTCTGACTTCCAATTCAAAACCATTCCAGACAGCCTTCCTCCATCGGATTCCAACGCCACCCAAGACATTGATGCTCTTAGCGAATCCATTATGGAAAACTTGTTGGCTCCATTTTCAGACATCCTTGTCAAACTCAACACTACTGCAACTTCTTCAAGCAATCCTCCAGTGACTTGCATTATCGCAGATGGTTTCCTGGCATTCACTCACACTGCTGCTCGTGAGCTTGGAATCCCTATTGTAATGCTCTTTACCGTCTCTGCTTGCAGCTTAATGGGTTCTATGCAGCTTCCTTGTCTCAGGGACAAAGGCATCATACCCCTTAAA gcagatgagAGTTATCTGACAAATGGGTACCTAGACACAGTTTTAGACTGGATTCCAGGCATAagagatatccgattgagggaTCTCCCAAGCTATGTTCGTACTACAAATCCAAATGACCCTGTCTTCAAAATGGTCAGTGAAGCAGTAGAAAGAGCTCCTAAAGCTGCAGGAATCATTGTTCACACATTTGATGCATTAGAACAGGAAGTATTGGCTGCTCTCTCCTCCATGTTGCCTCCTGTGTACGCCATTGGCCCTCAGCAATTGCTACTGAATCACTCACCCAATGACCCTCTGGAATCAACAGGGTATAGTTTGTGGAAAGAAGAAACTGAGTGCCTCAATTGGCTTAACTCTAAGACACCAAAGTCAGTGATTTATGTAAACTTTGGTAGTATTACTGTCATGACACCACAGCAGCTGGTTGAGTTTGGCTGGGGACTTGCAAATAGCAAGTTCATGTTTCTGTGGATAATTAGGCCTGATTTAGTTGTTGGTGAATCAGCGATTTTGCCACCTGAGTTTCTGGAAGAAATTAAAGGAAGAGGACTAATTGCTAGTTGGTGCCCTCAAGAGGAAGTGCTTAGCCACTCCTCAATTGGAGGGTTCTTAACTCATTGCGGCTGGAATTCTATAATTGAAAGTGTTTGTGCAGGAGTGCCTATGCTTTGTTGGCCTTTCTTTGGGGATCAGCTAACAAATTGCAAGTATACTTGTAATGAATGGGGCATTGGCATGGAGATTGATAATGGTGCCAAGAGAGGGGAAGTggagaagattgtgagagagttGATGGAAGGAAACAAGGGTgagaaaatgaggaaaaagGTCATGGAGTTGAAAAAATTGGCCGAAGAGGCCACTGGTCCACATGGGTCATCAACCATCAACTTAGACAAGTTGGTGAGTGATGTGCTTTTATCAAAATGTTAG
- the LOC132181403 gene encoding uncharacterized protein LOC132181403, translating to MALQAGVSTSKVLILVGAGLTGSVVLRSGRLSDLIAQLQELLKGVNEAEASPLKYDTAVLAAQIRQLAQEIRELAVSRPVTIFNGNSASSGSYASYVVPAAALGAMGYCYMWWKGWSLSDVMFVTKHNMANAVATVSKQLENVHEALAATKRHLTKKLENLDWKVEEQKETTKLIANDVNEVKSHISQIGFDVESIHQMLSGLEVKVEQLESKQDMTNSGLWYLCQVAGGIKDGLNTKLFQDVSAKVANHSTIMFEEKSLKGLQFIAETKDSVVVDKSMISTQKKDIDNFSGEKVPTLKNRIHRSYPVGISLG from the exons ATGGCGTTACAGGCTGGGGTTTCAACCTCCAAGGTTCTCATCCTTGTCGGAGCAG GTTTGACGGGTTCGGTTGTTTTGAGGAGCGGGCGACTGTCGGATCTCATAGCACAGCTTCAGGAATTGCTGAAGGGTGTGAATGAAGCTGAGGCCTCGCCTCTCAAGTATGATACTGCAGTTCTTGCAGCTCAG ATTCGGCAACTGGCTCAAGAGATCAGGGAGTTAGCTGTGTCCCGTCCGGTAACCATCTTTAATGGGAATTCGGCATCAAGTG GGAGTTATGCATCTTACGTTGTGCCTGCTGCTGCACTTGGAGCAATGGGATATTGCTATATGTGGTGGAAG GGTTGGTCGCTTTCTGAtgtaatgtttgtaacaaagcACAATATGGCAAATGCTGTTGCGACTGTCTCCAAACAGTTAGAGAATGTCCATGAAGCACTGGCT GCAACTAAGAGGCATCTAACCAAGAAACTGGAGAACTTGGACTGGAAGGTGGAAGAGCAGAAGGAAACAACCAAGCTTATTGCAAATGAT GTTAATGAGGTGAAGTCACATATTTCTCAAATTGGGTTTGATGTTGAATCGATCCATCAAATGCTTTCTGGGTTG GAAGTAAAGGTTGAGCAACTTGAAAGCAAACAG GATATGACTAACTCTGGTCTCTGGTATCTATGCCAAGTGGCTGGAGGCATCAAAGATGGGCTAAATACTAAACTTTTTCAG GATGTCAGTGCTAAGGTTGCAAATCATTCAACAATCATGTTTGAGGAGAAATCGCTTAAG GGTCTCCAATTCATTGCTGAAACTAAGGACTCAGTTGTGGTTGATAAATCAATGATAAGCACGCAGAAAAAAGATATTGACAACTTCTCTGGTGAAAAAGTTCCGACATTGAAAAATAGAATACATAGGTCATATCCAGTTGGGATTTCTTTGGGCTGA
- the LOC132182742 gene encoding putative BPI/LBP family protein At1g04970 has protein sequence MAPTVLFILISSFFVPAHSLLEPTDQAFTSVVLSRQGLDFLKDLLVDKAVSSIIPLKLPKIEKSVRIPFVGSVHMVLSDTKIYEIDVSESYVKPGDAGIVIIVSGATCNLSMNWYYSYSTWLAPVEISDTGSASVQVEGLEVGLTLGLENDEGTLKLSLMECGCYVRDISIKLDGGASWLYQGMIDAFEDQIGSAVENAITKKLEEGILKLDSFLQALPKEIPVDDNASLNVTFVKDPSLSNSSIGFEINGLFTERKRDLVPKYRSANTQPSVFCPDSSKMLGISLDEAVFNSASFLYYNATFMRWIVDKIPDQSLLNTAGWRFIIPQLYKKYPNDPMNLNISFSSPPAIRIAENDIDATVNVDLIIDVLDSSEVIPVACISLVIRASGLVKIAGNNLAGSVKLNDFTMSLKWSNIGNLRLYLIQPVMWTIIQTVFLPYANSHLGKGFPLPIIHGFTLHNALIICSDSRIIVCGDVAYKESNNFSQLLTHLVDKRRLPLLDV, from the exons ATGGCACCCACTGTTCTCTTCATCCTAATATCCTCTTTCTTCGTTCCCGCGCATTCCCTTCTCGAACCCACGGACCAAGCCTTCACCTCCGTAGTCCTCTCCCGACAAGGCCTAGATTTTCTCAAAGACTTGCTCGTGGACAAGGCCGTTTCTTCTATAATCCCACTGAAACTACCCAAGATTGAAAAATCTGTGAGAATCCCTTTTGTGGGTAGCGTTCATATGGTCCTCTCGGACACTAAAATATACGAAATTGATGTTTCGGAGTCGTATGTTAAGCCTGGCGATGCTGGAATTGTGATTATCGTGTCAGGAGCTACTTGTAATTTGAGTATGAATTGGTATTATTCTTACAGTACGTGGCTTGCGCCGGTTGAGATTTCGGATACAGGGAGTGCTTCTGTTCAG GTTGAAGGCTTGGAAGTGGGGCTTACTTTAGGCTTGGAGAATGATGAAGGAACTCTGAAGCTATCCCTTATGGAATGTGGTTGTTATGTTAGAgatatttcaataaaattggatGGCGGAGCATCTTGGCTCTATCAAGG GATGATTGATGCCTTTGAAGATCAAATAGGGTCTGCAGTGGAAAATGCTATTACTAAGAAACTTGAAGAAGGGATTTTGAAGCTCGACTCCTTTCTGCAAGCTCTTCCAAAAGAAATTCCAGTGGATGACAATGCTTCTCTGAATGTAACTTTTGTAAAAGACCCTTCATTGAGTAATTCTTCCATTGGATTTGAGATCAATGGGTTATtcacagaaagaaaaagagatctAGTCCCTAAGTATCGGTCTGCAAATACACAACCTTCGGTGTTCTGCCCAGATTCATCTAAAATGCTTGGAATTTCATTAGACGAGGCTGTCTTTAACTCAGCATCATTCTTGTACTATAAT GCAACGTTTATGCGATGGATTGTGGACAAAATACCAGATCAGTCTCTTTTGAATACTGCTGGATGGAGATTCATTATTCCCCAACTGTACAAGAAATACCCTAATGACCCTATGAATttgaatatttctttttcttctcctcctgcCATAAGGATTGCAGAGAATGATATTGATGCTACTGTTAACGTAGACTTGATAATTGACGTTTTGGATTCAAGCGAAGTAATACCAGTTGCATGCATCTCATTG GTAATTCGTGCTTCAGGTTTAGTTAAAATTGCAGGAAATAACCTTGCTGGCAGTGTGAAACTAAATGACTTCACAATGTCATTGAAGTGGAGCAATATTGGGAATCTGCGGTTATATTTAATTCAG CCTGTGATGTGGACAATAATTCAAACTGTGTTCTTGCCATATGCAAACTCACACCTTGGAAAAGGATTTCCTTTGCCGATCATCCACGGTTTCACCCTTCACAATGCTTTGATTATTTGTTCAGATTCAAGAATTATCGTTTGTGGCGATGTAGCATATAAAGAATCAAACAATTTTAGTCAGCTTCTAACCCATTTGGTAGATAAACGTAGGTTACCCTTATTAGATGTCTGA
- the LOC132181065 gene encoding tRNase Z TRZ2, chloroplastic isoform X1, which translates to MQTSLTISPFKTPLIFPPHHPISPKPPPPQHHHSPLSLQNHVGPVYSVKGSGYLSTIGQAIREEEEYRKARAQVLRKGVDLEGYTIEGVSIGGHETCVIVPELKCAFDIGRCPSRAIQQNFVFITHAHLDHIGGLPMYVASRGLYNLTPPTVFVPPCIKDDVEKLFEIHRAMGKVELNLDLVALDVGDTYELRNNLVVRAFRTQHVIPSQGYVIYSVRKKLKMQYSRMKGRQIEKLKKSGVEITDIVLSPEVAFTGDTTSDYMLDPRNADALRAKVLITEATFLDEGFSIEQARQHGHTHLFEIIEHAQWIRNKAVLLTHFSSRYSIEDIRQAVSKLQSKVSAKVVPLTEGFKSMYS; encoded by the exons ATGCAAACATCTCTGACCATTTCACCCTTCAAAACACCGCTAATTTTCCCACCCCACCACCCCATTTCACCAAAACCCCCACCACCACAACACCACCACAGTCCCCTCTCTCTGCAAAACCATGTAGGTCCGGTTTATTCCGTCAAAGGGTCGGGGTATTTGTCTACAATAGGTCAAGCtataagagaagaagaggagtaCAGGAAAGCCAGGGCTCAAGTTCTCAGAAAAGGTGTGGACTTGGAAGGGTATACGATTGAGGGAGTTTCCATTGGTGGCCATGAGACTTGTGTTATAGTTCCGGAGTTGAAGTGTGCTTTCGATATTGGCCGGTGCCCCTCACGCGCCATTCAGCAAAACTTTGTTTTTATCACTCATGCTCATCTTGATCACATT GGTGGGCTTCCAATGTATGTAGCCAGTCGTGGTTTGTACAACTTGACGCCTCCGACAGTATTTGTACCTCCTTGCATCAAAGATGATGTTGAGAAGCTTTTTGAAATTCACAGAGCCATGGGCAAAGTGGAACTAAACCTTGATTTGGTTGCATTGGATGTAG GGGATACATATGAATTGCGGAATAACCTTGTTGTCCGAGCATTTAGAACTCAGCATGTCATACCGAGCCAG GGTTATGTGATCTACTCAGTTAGGAAAAAGCTGAAGATGCAGTATAGTCGTATGAAAGGCAGACAAATTGAGAAACTGAAGAAGTCTGGTGTTGAG ATTACAGACATTGTATTGTCGCCAGAGGTGGCCTTCACAGGCGATACAACGTCAGATTATATGCTTGATCCACGCAATGCTGATGCGTTGAGGGCAAAAGTTCTTATAACTGAG GCAACTTTTCTAGATGAAGGGTTCAGCATTGAGCAGGCACGACAGCATGGTCATACACACTTATTTGAG ATCATTGAACATGCGCAGTGGATTAGAAATAAAGCAGTTTTATTGACTCATTTCTCTTCCCGCTACAGTATAGAG GACATCCGTCAAGCTGTATCGAAGTTGCAGTCCAAGGTGTCAGCAAAAGTGGTTCCTCTTACGGAAGGTTTCAAATCAATGTACTCTTAG
- the LOC132181065 gene encoding tRNase Z TRZ2, chloroplastic isoform X2: protein MQTSLTISPFKTPLIFPPHHPISPKPPPPQHHHSPLSLQNHVGPVYSVKGSGYLSTIGQAIREEEEYRKARAQVLRKGVDLEGYTIEGVSIGGHETCVIVPELKCAFDIGRCPSRAIQQNFVFITHAHLDHIGGLPMYVASRGLYNLTPPTVFVPPCIKDDVEKLFEIHRAMGKVELNLDLVALDVGDTYELRNNLVVRAFRTQHVIPSQGYVIYSVRKKLKMQYSRMKGRQIEKLKKSGVEITDIVLSPEVAFTGDTTSDYMLDPRNADALRAKVLITEATFLDEGFSIEQARQHGHTHLFELLAAKATLE from the exons ATGCAAACATCTCTGACCATTTCACCCTTCAAAACACCGCTAATTTTCCCACCCCACCACCCCATTTCACCAAAACCCCCACCACCACAACACCACCACAGTCCCCTCTCTCTGCAAAACCATGTAGGTCCGGTTTATTCCGTCAAAGGGTCGGGGTATTTGTCTACAATAGGTCAAGCtataagagaagaagaggagtaCAGGAAAGCCAGGGCTCAAGTTCTCAGAAAAGGTGTGGACTTGGAAGGGTATACGATTGAGGGAGTTTCCATTGGTGGCCATGAGACTTGTGTTATAGTTCCGGAGTTGAAGTGTGCTTTCGATATTGGCCGGTGCCCCTCACGCGCCATTCAGCAAAACTTTGTTTTTATCACTCATGCTCATCTTGATCACATT GGTGGGCTTCCAATGTATGTAGCCAGTCGTGGTTTGTACAACTTGACGCCTCCGACAGTATTTGTACCTCCTTGCATCAAAGATGATGTTGAGAAGCTTTTTGAAATTCACAGAGCCATGGGCAAAGTGGAACTAAACCTTGATTTGGTTGCATTGGATGTAG GGGATACATATGAATTGCGGAATAACCTTGTTGTCCGAGCATTTAGAACTCAGCATGTCATACCGAGCCAG GGTTATGTGATCTACTCAGTTAGGAAAAAGCTGAAGATGCAGTATAGTCGTATGAAAGGCAGACAAATTGAGAAACTGAAGAAGTCTGGTGTTGAG ATTACAGACATTGTATTGTCGCCAGAGGTGGCCTTCACAGGCGATACAACGTCAGATTATATGCTTGATCCACGCAATGCTGATGCGTTGAGGGCAAAAGTTCTTATAACTGAG GCAACTTTTCTAGATGAAGGGTTCAGCATTGAGCAGGCACGACAGCATGGTCATACACACTTATTTGAG CTTTTAGCAGCTAAAGCTACTTTGGAATGA